Below is a window of Actinomycetota bacterium DNA.
CCTGGTTATGTCGAGTCGTCGTCAGGAAGATGTCGATGCTCGCGTGGCGATACATCGGATCGTCCTCTTCGCCGTACTGGATCACTCCGACCGCGTCGCCGTCGACCTCGATGACGAAGACCTTCGCGTCGCCGACGAACTGGTCTTCGATTTCCGTGCGCTCGACCCGTCCCCATCGCCGCGCCACCTCGGGCTCACGAAGGATGGACAGCAGCACGTCGACGTCGTCGGTCCGACCCGGGCGGAGCACGACACGAGGCCCGTTCAGCACGAGGCCCACGGATTATGGGGAGGTGGTGGCGGATCGGTGCAAGCTGATGCCTTCGCCGCCCGGATGTGACTCCAGCGCCATGCCCGGTCCCCCTTCCCGTCGGGTCAGCCCTCGAGCAACTTCTTGAGGCTCCCCAGGACCGTCGTCCAGCTCGTCTCGGAAACGGCCTTCGTCTCCTCGGACGGGAGGTTCGTTTCGGAGACGGTGAGCTCGGTCCTTCCGTCACGTTCGGCCAGCGCCCACGTCACCTCCTGATAGTGCTCGGGCCGATCCGGTAATCCCGAGAGATCGCTCCAGTGCGTGTGGACGAGGAGCCGATCCGGTTCGATCCGGACGATCGTTCCCTTGTCCACGTAAGGCTTGCCCTGCCACTCGCCCGTATGGACGATGTCGCTTCCCTCGGTCCAATCGCTCTGCGTGTCGACGCCGAAGAACCACTGCTTGATGATGCTCGGCGTCGTCAGCGCTTGCCAAACCTCGACAGCGGGCGCCTCGATCTCGACGGAGGCGCTCGCGTTCAGGTCCGTGGGCATGTCGTTCCTTTCAACCGCGCGTTCTGGATTGGATTCCGTCGCTCATGGACCCCACGGTACGTGATGTGTGTGGAACGCCACGGTACGCGATGTGCGTGCGACGGACCCCAGCATCCGCGTGGCGTTGACCGATAATGCGCCACGGTGACGATCGCCGACGGGAAGATGGCCGATCGCGAGCTTTCGCGGGCTCGCGTCGTCGACTCGCTTTCGCGGGGAGGCTTCGTCTCGCCGGATGCGGAGGCCGACGTGCTCATCGCGGCCGCGGGGGAAGGCGTCGGCCCGCTCGACGAGCTCGTGAGGCGGCGACTCGGTGGGGAACCGCTCGCGTGGATCACGGGATCGGTCCGGTTCTGCGGGGCGCGGATCCGCGTGCGCCCCGGCGTGTTCGTGCCGCGGCCGCACACCGAGACCCTGGCGATCCGCGCGTCGGCGTTGTTGCCGGACGACGGCAACTGCGTCGACCTGTGCACGGGCAGCGGTGCCGTCGCCGTGGTGGTGATGGCTGCGCATCCGGGCGGGAACGTCGTGGGTACCGACATCGACCCTGTCGCCGTCGCATGTGCTCGCGAGAACGGCGTCGACGCACGGCTCGGCGATCTCGACGAACCGCTCCCCCACTCGCTGCACGGTCGCGTCGACGTCATGACCGCCGTCGTGCCGTACGTGCCCACGGAAGCACTGCACCTGCTGCCCCGCGACGTGCTGGCGCACGAACCTCGCCGTGCCCTCGATGGTGGAGACGGCGGGACGGCGATGCTCGGGCGTGCGGCCGAAGCGGCCGCTCGATTGGTCCGGCCGGGCGGGAGCGTGCTGCTCGAGCTCGGCGGAACCCAGGCGGATCCTGTGTCAGCGCGGCTGCGCGCACCGGGGTTCGAGGCGATCAGGGTGCACCGCGACGACGACGGGTTCGACCGCGCCCTCGAAGCGCGAAAGGCATCGACGTCTTCAGTCGAGGGGCGCGAGCTGTAGCTCGGCGAGTCGGTCGGGATCGGCGATCATCGAGATCTCCACGATCGCCCCGGCCGACACCGTGCATTCGAACACCACGCGCGGCCTCCCCTCGGAGGACCACACCAGACCGGCGAGGCCATCGACGAGCATCGGTCGCGCCGCTCGCGCTCGCCCGACGAACGTCTCGGCCACCGAGCGCGCGCCGCGGACCAGGGTGGGCGAGCCGATCGCCGCAGCAGCTTCGTCCGCCCGAAGGACGACGTCTGGATCGAGCACCGCGAGCAGCGCGTCGAAGTCTCCGCCGCGAGCGGCAGCGAGGAATGCAGTCACCACTTCCCGCTGACGGACGCGGGTCGCCGCATCGATCGCCGGCGCGGCATCGATCTCCGACGCCGCACCGGTCGCCGGGGCCGCACGAACGCGGCGACGCGCGCGGCTCGCCAGCTGTCGTGCCGCGTCCGGTGAACGACCGACGATCGTTGCGATCTCCTCGAACGGCACCGCGAACATGTCGTGCAGGACGAACGCGACGCGCTCCGGCGGCGAGAGCGTATCGAGAACCACGAGCATGGCGAGTCCTACCGAATCGGCCATCAGGACGTCATCCTCGGGGTTCGACGACTCGACGTCATGACGCTCCCCGACCTGCTCGTCGAGCGATACCTCGAGTCGCGATCGCCGTGACCGCAACATGTCGAGACACACCCGGGCGACCACCGTCGTCAGCCATCCTCCGAGGTTGTCGATCTCGGCTGCGCCCGACCGGCTGAGGCGCAGCCACGCCTCCTGAACGGCGTCCTCCGCCTCGCTCGCCGAACCGAGCATGCGGTACGCCACAGCGCTGAGATGCCGTCGGCTCTCCTCGAACCGTTCGGTCAGCCAACCGTCGTCGTTCCTGGTCACCATGCCCTCATGACGGAACAAACCGCTCCGGTGTGACGGCGCCTCAGCCAGTGAGGTCGCTGAAGAGCGTCAGCTGCAGCCCGGCCGGAGCCTCGAGTCGGGCGTTGAGCGAGCTCCACGGCGTTCGAGTCGGCTCGGCGAGAACCTTCGCGCCGGCCGCCGCGAGCTCAGCCGTGAGTGCTGTGCTGTCATCGACCTTGAACGCGATGCGCACGTGTCCGGCGACGCGACGACCGACCTCGACCTCGTCGATGTAGTCGGCCTGGAGCGGATCGGCGAGCTCGAGCGTCGCGCGGCCTGCGTCGAGGATGGTGACCCGCCCGCCGCCGCCCGACACGAACTCCGCGTGCTCGCGCAGGCCGAGCACGTCGCGATAGAAGCCGAGCGCTTCGTCGTAGTCCTCGGCCGTGACGACGACACGCATCTCGTGAACCCGTTCGGACATCGCTCTTCTCCTAATTCAGTGCCGAAGCTACCGGTTGATCTCGACCGGCGTGCCGAGCGGGAGGTCGAGCAGTGCACGCATGTCGTCGTTGTAGACGCGTACGCACCCGTGCGAAACCGCCTGCCCGCGGTTGCTCGCATACGGCGTGCCGTGGACCGCCATCCGGCCCTGTCCGGGCCAATCCGAGAGAACCGGTGAGAATCCGGAGAGTCCGAGCGCCATGATCCCGTACGGATTGTTCGGGTTCTCGTAGGGGACCTTCACCCAGACGTAGAACCGTCCCACGCCGGTCGGGTACTGCTCGGTTCCCACGCCGACGCGGAACGAATTGGCGAGCTCGTCGCCCTCGTAGTGACGGAGCACGCGACGCGAGAGGTCGACCTCGATGCGCTGCTCTCGCTCGCGGATCTCCACTTCGTCGGACTTCACCCACGCCGACGTGCCGTTCGGCCGGAGTGGG
It encodes the following:
- a CDS encoding L,D-transpeptidase, whose product is MRGRSSSLVLALTLLFVACSSAATTPQIAGSPEPEPEHEAQAESQSTESPQPAADPGQKPQRILPEQGDFVAVPRSRYTPMWEMPGQSGGPDFSFDTQNPMGQLAPLLIDGATRRDGVEWLEVLLPLRPNGTSAWVKSDEVEIREREQRIEVDLSRRVLRHYEGDELANSFRVGVGTEQYPTGVGRFYVWVKVPYENPNNPYGIMALGLSGFSPVLSDWPGQGRMAVHGTPYASNRGQAVSHGCVRVYNDDMRALLDLPLGTPVEINR
- a CDS encoding GNAT family protein, which translates into the protein MLRPGRTDDVDVLLSILREPEVARRWGRVERTEIEDQFVGDAKVFVIEVDGDAVGVIQYGEEDDPMYRHASIDIFLTTTRHNQGIGSEAIRVLAKHLIANRGHHRLTIDPAADNNAAIRAYEKVGFSKVGVMRSYERGPDGTWHDGMLMEMLADELVER
- a CDS encoding VOC family protein — its product is MSERVHEMRVVVTAEDYDEALGFYRDVLGLREHAEFVSGGGGRVTILDAGRATLELADPLQADYIDEVEVGRRVAGHVRIAFKVDDSTALTAELAAAGAKVLAEPTRTPWSSLNARLEAPAGLQLTLFSDLTG
- a CDS encoding HemK/PrmC family methyltransferase; the protein is MTIADGKMADRELSRARVVDSLSRGGFVSPDAEADVLIAAAGEGVGPLDELVRRRLGGEPLAWITGSVRFCGARIRVRPGVFVPRPHTETLAIRASALLPDDGNCVDLCTGSGAVAVVVMAAHPGGNVVGTDIDPVAVACARENGVDARLGDLDEPLPHSLHGRVDVMTAVVPYVPTEALHLLPRDVLAHEPRRALDGGDGGTAMLGRAAEAAARLVRPGGSVLLELGGTQADPVSARLRAPGFEAIRVHRDDDGFDRALEARKASTSSVEGREL
- a CDS encoding sigma-70 family RNA polymerase sigma factor → MTRNDDGWLTERFEESRRHLSAVAYRMLGSASEAEDAVQEAWLRLSRSGAAEIDNLGGWLTTVVARVCLDMLRSRRSRLEVSLDEQVGERHDVESSNPEDDVLMADSVGLAMLVVLDTLSPPERVAFVLHDMFAVPFEEIATIVGRSPDAARQLASRARRRVRAAPATGAASEIDAAPAIDAATRVRQREVVTAFLAAARGGDFDALLAVLDPDVVLRADEAAAAIGSPTLVRGARSVAETFVGRARAARPMLVDGLAGLVWSSEGRPRVVFECTVSAGAIVEISMIADPDRLAELQLAPLD
- a CDS encoding SRPBCC domain-containing protein translates to MPTDLNASASVEIEAPAVEVWQALTTPSIIKQWFFGVDTQSDWTEGSDIVHTGEWQGKPYVDKGTIVRIEPDRLLVHTHWSDLSGLPDRPEHYQEVTWALAERDGRTELTVSETNLPSEETKAVSETSWTTVLGSLKKLLEG